A segment of the Spirochaetaceae bacterium genome:
CAGCAGGCGCGCGGCCGCGGCGGCCGCGCCGGCCACGATCAGCACGCCCGCCACGGTCGCCGCGGCATGCTGCAGGGCGTGCACGGCCGCCCCCGCCGCCGCCGCCACGACCGCCAGTGCAATCACGATGGCCGCGGCTCCGGCGGGTCGAGCGGGGCTGAGCAAGGCGCGCGGCACGCCGGTTAGCTCATTGCAGCCGGTGGCGGCAGCCGGGATGGATCGCCGCTCGAGAGCAGCCGGTGTTTCGCCACGGGCTGCTCTAGGCGGTGGCGTCCTTGAAGCGGTAGCCGACGCCGCGCACCGTCTCGATGAGCCCGCTGCCGGCGCCCAGCTTCTTGCGCACCCCCGCGATCAGCACGTCGATGGAGCGGTCGGTCACCGGGTAGTCGGGTCCATGCACCGCGGCGACGAGCTGGTTGCGCGTAAACACCCAGCCGGCGTGGCCGGCCAGGAACTGCAGCACCGAGAACTCGGTAGCGGTAAGGCGCACCGCCCGGCCGCCGACCTTGACCTCGCGCCGGCCCGGATGGATGGTCAGCGCGCCCACGGTCAGCGGCGCCTGCCGGTCGTGCACCTCCGTGCCGTGCCGGCGCAGCACCGCCTTGATGCGCGCTATGAGCACGCGCGGGCTGAACGGCTTGGTGACGTAGTCCTCGGCGCCCTGTTCCAGGCCGGCGATGATGTCGGCCTCCTCGCCCTTGGCCGTTACCATCACGATCGGCACGCCGCGGGTCAGCACGTTGGACTTCAGGATCTGGCACAGCGCCAGCCCGTCCATGCCAGGCAGCATGAGATCGACCAGGATCAGCAGCGGCGTGCTGTCCGCCAGCAGCCGCAACGCCTCCTCCGCGGAGCGCGCGGCGACCGTGACGAATCCCTCCCGCCCGCAGTTGAAGCGGATCAGCTCCATGATGTCGTCGTCGTCCTCGACGACCAGGATGTGGTGGGTCTTGGGCATGTCTGCCTGGATCAATCCATCCGGGCGCCCGGCCGGCCGTCAAGGCGCATGCGTTGCCGGCAGCCGGGATCCTTTCCATTCGGCGCGTACGCCGGCAATGGCGAGTACCGTGATGTACGCGTAGAACCCCATGAAGAACAGCGTATACGGAACCACCCGGGCCAGGGCGCGGCGCCGGCGCGGGTGGTACAGCGCCGCGGCCAGGGCAGCCAGCGTGCCGATGCTCACCAGCGAGGTAAGCGGCCACACCACCAGCCACGGCACCAGCAGCGCAAACGGAGCGGCCGCCACGCTGAGGATCAGGAACAGCGTGACGTAGCGGTAGCCCCAGGCGGCGGCCGGGTCGTTGCTGTAGAAGGCGCCGCCGTTCCAGCGCACGTGCTGATTGATGAACGCGCGCCAGTCGGGCTGCGGCTCGGTGGTGACCAGCGTCTCGGCAAGCGTGGAGGCGCGCACCTTCCAGCCGGCGCGGCTGGCGGCGCCGATCAGCGCGGCATCCTCGGTAATGGTGTAGCCGAGCGAGCGGAATCCGCCGATCCCGGCCAGCACGGGCGCGCGCAGCGCCAGGTTGTTGCCGAAGCAGCCGGTCGGCTGGCCCAGCCCGGCGGTGCCGGTGGAGTACTGGTGCACCAGCGGCTGGTCGAACGCCTGGTAGCGGTCGGTAAAGCGGTCCGGGCCGCGGGCTGCGGCACCCTCGGTGCGGTCACCGTCGCCGCTGCCGCCGAAACCGATGCCGCTGCCGCTGCCGCCGGGCGCCTGCACCGCCAGTTGGCCGAACACCACCCCGGTTCTGCCGCCGGCGTCGGCGGTGAAGTAGGCGGTAAGCCGCTCCACCCAGGTCGGCGGCACCGTGCAGTCGGCATCGGTGAACAGCAGCAGTTCACCGGCCGCCGCGGCCACGCCGAGGTCCAGCGCCTGCTGCTTGCCGGTGCAGTCCTCGGGCGGCCGCCGGTTGCGCACCACCCGTACCGGGTAGGGTGCCGCGGCGCGGTGGCGCTCCATGATGGCGGCGGTGGCGTCGGTCGACCGGTCGTCGACCAGGACCAGCTCGAAGGCGCCGGTGGTCTGCGCCGCCAGCGAGTCCAGCAGCCGCGGCAATGCCTGTTCTTCGTTCATGGCGGCCACCACCACCGATACCGGCGGAGCACTCCGCCGCCCGGAGGGGCGCCGCCGCCGCCGTGCTTCGTCCCGGCGGTCGCGCAGGCGTGCCGCCAGCACGCCGGCGGCCAGGGTGGCGTGGGTGAGCAGCATGGAGGCGCACAGCGCGAGCACGGCCCATTGCAGCGCGCCGGCCACGGTCATGGCAGGGCGCGCTCCAGCGACCGGTTCAGGCGCGATGCGAACGCCACCGGATCGGAGAGTTGTGCGCCCTCGATCAGCAGCGCCTGTTCCAGCAGCAGGTGGCTGGTATCCGCCACCACTTCGTCCGCGCCCTGCTTCAGCAGCGCATCGAGCTTGGTCACGATCGGGTGGTTCGGGTTGACCTCCAGGACCGGCTGAAACTTCTCCGCCTCCTGCCCGAGCGCGCGCAGCACGCCCTGCATCGACACCGTCGGGTCGTTGGCATCCGCCACGATGCAACTCGGCGAGTCGGTCAGCCGGGCGCTCGCCTTCACCTCCTTCACGGCGTCGCCGAGCACCTCGGCAATACGCTTCAGGAGCGCGTCCAGCTCCTGCTCCTGCTTCTCGCTGGCGGCGGTCTTCAGGTCGTCGGCGGTGTCGCTGCGGTTCACGGACTTCAACTCATGGTCCTCGAACTTTCCGATGGTCGGGATCACGAACCCGTCGATCTCGTCATCCATCAGCAGAACTTCGATCTGCTGTGCGCGGTACACCTCCAGCAGCGGCGAATGGCGCAGGTTGGCGCCGCGCTCCCCGGTGATGTAGTAGATCGCCTTCTGATCCTCACCCATCCGCTCCACGTACTGCTTCAGGCTGGTCAGGCCGTCGTGGGCGGTGGTGCGAAATCGCACCAGCTCGAGCAGCGCGTCGCGGTTGGCGAAGTCCTGGTACAGGCCCTCCTTGAGCGGGCGCCCGAACTCGGTGATGAAGGTGTCGTAGAGCTCGGGATTGTTGGTCAGGTCGCGGAACTCGGACAGCAGTTTCTTGACCGATGCGTTGCGGATGCTGGTCAGGAGGCGGTTCTGCTGCAGAATCTCGCGGCTCACGTTGAGCGGCAGGTCCTCGGAGTCGATCACGCCGCGTACGAAGCGCAGGTAGGCGGGCAGCAACTCCTTGTTGTCGTCGGTGATGAACACGCGCTTCACGTACAGCTTCACGCCGGGCCGGTAGTCGGCGTAGTACAGGTCGGGCGGCGCCTTCTTGGGGATGAAGAACAGGGTGGTGTACTCCTGGGTGCCCTCGGCGCGGGTGTGCACGTAGTGCAGCGGGTCTTCCTGGTCGTAGCTCAGGCCGCGGTAGAACTCGAAGTAGTCCTCGTCGGCCAGCTCCGACTTGGGGCGCTGCCAGAGCGCGCTGGCGGCGTTGATCTGCTCGCTATGCTGCTCTTCCTTCTTGTCGCGGGTCTCGGTGTAGTGCAGGTGGATCGGGTAGGGGATGTGGTTGGAGTACTTCTTGATTACCTCTTCGATCTGCCAGCGCGCGGCGAACTCGGCGCCGTCCTCGTTCAGGTGCAGGGTCACGGTGGTGCCGGCGCCGGTGCGCTCCGCCGGGGAAATCTCGAACGAGCCGCGCCCGTTGCTCACCCAGCGGTGCGCCTGCTCCTCGCCGGCGCTCAGGCTGAGCACCTCGACGCGGTCCGCCACCATGAAGCTGGAGTAGAAGCCGACGCCGAACTGGCCGATCAGGTTGGCGTCGCCGCCGGCGCCATCCTTGGCGCTCTTCTGCACTGCATCGAGAAACCGCTTCGTGCCGGAGCGGGCGATGGTGCCCAGGTTGTCGCGCAGTTCGTCGGCGTTCATGCCGATGCCGCTGTCCGCCACCGTCAGCGTCTTCGGTTTGCTCTCGGAATCGAACGAGATGTCGACCCGCGGCGTAAACGGCAACCCCTTGAAGTCCTCGTCGGTCAGGGTCAGGTAACGCAGCTTGTCCAGCGCGTCCGAGGCGTTGGACACCAGTTCGCGCAGGAAGATCTCCTTGTGCGAATATAGCGAGTGGATGATGAGATCGAGCAGCTGGCTGACCTCGGTCTTGAATCGGTGCTTGGCCATTCGTTCCGTCTCGTCCTTAGTTCATGGGTTCAGTGTGTCGTGCCGCCGGCTCGGCGCGGCGCCGCGGTCAGGGGCGACCGAAGCCGAAGCCCATGGCGTCGCGGACCAACTCCATGGTGGCGCGCGCCTCGCGGCGCATGCGCTCGTTGCCGTCATGCAGAATCTCGTCCACCGTCTCCGGCTGCGCCTCCAGGGCCGCGCGCCGTTCCCGGATCGGCTCCAGGAAGTCGTTCAGCGCCCGCGTCAGCTTGCGCTTTACCTCCACGTCGCCCACCGTGCCGGCGCGGTAGCGCTCCTTGAGGTCGTCCACCTCGGCGCGGTCGGGGTTGAACGCGTCGTGGTAGATGAACACCGGGTTGCCCTCCACGCGGCCGGGGATGTCGGCCCGGATGCGGTTGGGGTCGGTGTACATGCCGCGCACCTTGCGCTCCACGGTGGCGGCGTCGTCGCCGAGGTAGATGGTGTTGTCCAGGCTCTTGCTCATCTTGGCTTGGCCGTCGGTGCCGACCAGGGTGGGCACCTCGCCGATGAGCACGTCCGGCACCGGGAACACCTTGCCGTACAGGCGGTTGAAGCGGCGCGCGAGTTCGCGGCTCACCTCCACCTGCGACTCGTTGTCCTTGCCCACCGGCACCAGGTTGGCGCGCGGCAGCAGGATGTCGGCCGCCTGCAGCACCGGGTAGCCAAGCAGCCCGAACGGCATCGCCTCCAGGTAGGCGGCCTGCGCCATCTCCTTGAGGCTCGGTACCCGCTCCAGGCGCGCCACCGTGGTCAGCATCGACAGCAGCGTGTTCAGCTCGTAGGTCTCGGCAACGGCGCTCTGCACGAAGATAACCGCGCGCTCCGGGTCGATGCCGGTGGCCAGGTAGTCGATCGCCACGGCGCGGATGTTGGCGGCCAGCTCGCGCACGTGCACGCGCTCCGGGCGGGTGGTAAGGGTGTGCACGTCGGCGATGATGAAGAAGCACTCGTACCGGTCCTGCAGCTCGATCCGGTTCTTGACGCTGCCCACGTAGTGGCCGACGTGCAGCGGGCCGGTGGGCCGGTCGCCGGTGAGGATGCGCGGCCGCGTGCCGACCTGAAACGACTTCCTGTGACCGGCGGGCGCCGCAACGGTGGAACTCATGAGGCACCCTGAAAGTACGAAGCCGCCATCCCCCGGTCAAACCGGCGTACATGTCCCGCAAGCGCTTGTAACCCGTTACGTGACATGTTACGCTAGGTTACAATCCGTGGTTAAGAGCTTCAAACACAAGGGGCTGCAACGGTTTTTCGAAACTGGGAGCAAGCGCGGCATCCAGCCCAAGCATGCCGACCAACTCAGCGATATTCTGGCATCTCTGGATTCCGCCACGTCTCCGCGAGACATGGGGGCTCCCAGCTTTCGATTGCATCTATTGGAACCTCGCCATGCGGCCATCTGGTCTGTGTATGTTGCCAAGAACTGGAGTGTTGACTTCCGCTTCGTTGGCGAACATGTCGAATCAGTCGATTACGTTGATCACCACTAGGGGGTAGTGATGAGAATGTATGATCCTCCCCATCCGGGCGGCGTCTTGCGAAGACAGTGGATCGAGCCATTGGGTGTTTCCATTACCCAGGCAGCCAAGCGTCTCGGTGTGTCCCGCAAGGCGCTTTCCGAGCTTGTCAATGAACATACCGGGATCAGTCCCGAGATGGCGGTGAGGCTTTCCATTGCCTTGGATACCAGTTCCGAGCTGTGGATGAACATGCAGGCCAGCTATGACTTGTGGCATGCCGAGCAGCGTCGTGACGAGCTCACCGTAGCGACTCTTGTTGCGCCGCGGTGAGCGGTTGACCGTGCCGCCGGGTGGCTGCCGGTCTTGAGGGCGGAAGGGTCAACTACGGGTACCTAACGATCTGCTACGACCGCCGATCTGCCCGTGCCTTGTCAGACGCAATGAAAGTCGGGTGCTTGAAAGAAAGCTGCTGTATCAGCTCGCTGTTCATGCTGCCACGACCGGCCAGTGGCGCGTATACTCGCTGGTGTGAGCCATACCGCGCCGATTGATGCGTTCGTACCGGACTCGCTACGCGATTTGGCGGATCCGTCGCGGGATCTTCCGCGGTTGGCTAAGAGCCGGTCGACGATGGCGGCGATCGAGGCAGCCGTGGTCGAGGTCCCGACGCGGCATCGGTTGCTGCGCGGAGACGCTCGGCTGGCGGCGCTGTCCCCCGGTTCGGTTCACCTCGTGGTCACCTCGCCGCCCTACTGGATTCTCAAGGAGTACCGCCGCGCCGATGGCCAGTTGGGGTGGGTGGAGGATTACCAGGAGTTCTTGGCCGAACTCGACCAGGTGTGGCGTATGTGCCACGAAGCGTTGGTGCCGGGGGGACGGCTGATCTGCGTTGTTGGTGACGTGTGCCTTGCGCGTCGCAGGAATCGGGGCAAGCATACCGTGGTGCCACTGCACGCTTCGATCCAGGAGCACTGCCGGGAGATCGGGTTCGACAACCTGGCGCCGATTATCTGGAGCAAGATTGCCAACGCGGCTTACGAAGTGGACCGCGGTGGCGGTGGGTTCCTGGGTAAGCCGTACGAGCCCAACGCGGTGGTCAAGAACGATATCGAGTACATCCTGATGCAGCGGAAGGGCGGGGGCTACCGGAAGCCGGACCTGTCGGCGCGGATACTCAGTCTGCTTTCGGAGACCTCCTTCAAGCGGTTCTTTCGGCAGATCTGGTCCGACATCCCGGGTGAGTCGACCCGTGATCACCCGGCGCCCTACCCGGTCGCCCTGGCCGACCGCCTGATTCGCATGTTCAGCTTCGTGGGGGACACGGTTCTCGATCCGTTCAACGGCACCGCCACTACCCAGGTCGCCGCTGCCGCCTGCGGACGAAACAGCATCGGCATCGAAGTCGACCCGGTGTATTTCGAAGATGGACTCGACCGGCTGCGCCGGGAAATCGGAGGTCTCCTGAGCACGGCCCACGTGTCGACCGGCGAGGTAGGTGCGCGAAGTGGGCTGCCCGCCTCGGCGTGAGCCGCCCCGTATGATCACTGCCCAGGACGCCGTTTCGACAACTTGATCGAGCAGGTCTCGGTCGGAAACCCCAACGCGGTCAGGACTGACTGATCGCCGCGGTCTGCGTCTATGCCTTCTCGGCATGGTGGCGGAGGGCGGGGAGGAGGGCTTGCAGGTAGCGGGCGACGTCCCGGTGTTCGGCGAGCAGGCGGGCGACGGCGGCGTCGATGGCGGTGCGCAGCGGCGGCGGCGTGGCGGCGGGGATTTCGTGGCGGTCGAGGATGCGGGGGGCGGCGTGGGGCGTGAACAGGATGTCCACCCACAGGTCGCGCCAGTCGAAGCGGTGCGCGGCCAGCGATACCTGGTCGCAGATGTTGAAGTAGAGGGCGCGCGGGGCGGACAGGTCGGGCGCCATCCAGGCATACAGGTTGTAGGGGCGGTGCTCCCAGAACAGGCCGAAGGTCACGGTGCCGCGCGGCAGGTAGATGCCGCCGACGGCGTAGGCGCGGTCGCTGACGAAGTGCAGCACGCCGTGGCCGGGGCGCAGCAGCAGCACGCGGGAGCGGAACCGGTTGCGGCGGCCGTCGGGGTAGCGCTTCTCTTCGTAGCACCAGCGCGGATAGTAGCGTACGTCGCGATCGGCGTGACTGTTCATGCGGCCTCCTTTTGCTCGTCGGCGCGTGCACCGCGGCGGGCTACGGCGCTGCCGGATGCGCCGGCGCTTGGTACGGGCACGGATGAAACGCTGCTCACGGGCAGATCTGCGCCTTGCGTGCCGCGGCCGGTCATGGGCGCCACTGGTGGGCTGCCAGGTCGAGGCGTCCGTCCGGGCTCACGGCCACGCCCTCGGCGAGCAGCAGGGAGCGCTGTCGCTTGAGCCCGTCGCCCGGCAGCCGGATCGCTCCGCCGGCCCCGACGACGCGGTGCCATGGCAGTCCACTGTCGGCGTAGGCACGCAGCGCCCAGGCCACCTGCCGCGCGGCGCGCCGGTTGCCCGCCTGCGCCGCCACCTGGCCGTAGGTCGCCACCCGCCCCGGCGGGATCGCCGCCACTACCGCCGCGATGCGCCGCAGCAGGCCGGCGGAGTCGGGAGTCCTTGTCGTCGGGGCGTCCGACCGCACACGTTCACGTTCGGCCTCTTCGGGAGGCGGCTCGTCAAGCTCCCGCGGTGCCGCCGAGCGGATGGACCCGCGCCTGAGCGCGTTCGGGTCATCCAGATCGTGGCGCGGTTTCGTGGCATGGCCAGTCCACGGTTCAGCGTGTTCCTGACCGACGCCCGCAGATGGGCCGCCGTTCTCCATCAGACGCGTCATGGGGAGCGCTCCCGGGCACGGCACAGGCGAGAGTCCCCGGTGCGAGTGCCGCCACGGTCGCGGCTCGGTTCGGCGGCAGGGCCGGTGAGCGACGCCAGACGCCGACCACTGCTACCCGAGCGGAGGTCGCCGGGCTCACGGAGCGGCGTCACTGCCGGCTCTCCCAGGCACGGAGCCTGGCTCGCCCGCGGCGAAACACCGGCCTTCGAGGAGCGCTCTCGGTGCGAAGCCTGTATTCGCGACGGACGGGCCGTGCGCCGGAGGGGGCGCCGCCCCACGGTGGCGGCGCGGTCATCGGAAGGCCGGCCAGCGCAGGGCGCCGCGAAAGGCGACGCGTTCGCCGGGCGCGTCGGCGGCCACGATCCGGCCCACCGGGTAGCAGGCCACGCGGGCGGCGCCGGCTGCCGAGCGCACCTCGCCCTCGCTGCCGGCGGCGACCACGGCGAGCATGCCGGCGCCGCAGTTGAACACGCGCAGCATCTCGCTGTCGGGCAGCGATCCGGCGGCGCGCAGCACGGCGAAGATCTCCGGCACCACGAGGCGCGACAGGTCGATCTCGGCGGCCGTGCCGGGCGGCAGCACGCGGCTCAGGTTGGCGGCGATGCCGCCGCCGGTGATGTGCGCGAGGCCGTGCAGGTTGTCGCTGGCCAGGCAGGGGCGCAGCGCCGGCAGGTAGCAGCGGTGCGGGACCAGCAGCGCGTCGAGTACGGAACTCTTGCCCAGCGTCCGCCCGGCGAGGGACGGATCCGCGTCCAGCAGCCGGCGTACCAGCGAGTAGCCGTTGGTGTGCACGCCGCTTGAGGCCAGCGCCAGCACCGTATCGCCGGCGCCGATCCGGCTGCCGTCGATCACCTTGGAGTACTCCACCACGCCCACCACGCTCGCGGCCAGCACGTAGGTGCCCGGCTCCAGCACGCCCGGCTGCTCGGAGGTCTCGCCGCCGGTCAGGCTGCACTCCTGCGCCCGGCACGCCTCGGCCAGCCCGGCCACCAGCGCGGCGACCGCCTCGGGTTGCAGCGAACCGCAGATGATCGCGTCCTGCACCGCGACCGGCGCCGCGCCCATCACCACGATGTCGTTGACCAGGTGGTTCACGAGGTCGAAGCACAGCGACCGGTAGGCTCCGTGCGCCACGGCCAGCTTCTGCTTGGTGCCCGGCTCCTCGGTCTTGAACACGATCACCGGGTGCCGGTACTCGGGAAACGTCGCGTCGATCAGGGTGGCGAACGGACCGACCCCGTTCAGGATGCGCGGATCGCGCGGCGCGAGCAGCCGTGCCATGTCGCGCTTGGCGGCGTCCGCGGCGGCAATGTCCACCCCCGCCGCGGCGTAGCTCATGCCTGCGCCGGCGGATCCGGCGGCCGACTCGCTCAGCGGTCAGTCCTTGATGCGGACCATGATGCGGTGGCGGATCCGGTCGCGCTTTACCTCGAAGGCGTCCTGCCGCGCGGCGATCACCTTGACCAGCTTGGAGGAACCGTAGGTGCGCGGGTCGAACGCCGGATCGAGCTTCTTGAGATTGTTGGCGATCTTGCGCAGGTCCACCCACGCCGACTCCTGGTCCACCATCTCGTGCGCCTCGGTCACGATGGAGACCAGGTCGGCGTCCTCGAACCCGTTGCTTTCGTTCGCTGCCGTCGTTTCGGCGCTGCCTGCACCGTTGCCGGAACCGTCGGTACTGCCTGCCCCGGCGGCGGACCCGGCGCCATCGCCGCTGCGGCCATCCCGGCGCCGGGAACGCCGCCGCCGGCTGTCGCTCTCGTAGCTCTTCATGATGTTCTCGACGTAGCGGAATTCGTTGCAGGCGTTCACGAACGGCTTCGGCGTGTGGTGCTTGCCGATCCCGATCACCTCCATCCCGGCCTCGCGCAGGCGGATTGCCAGTTTCGTGTAGTCGCTGTCGCTCGATACGATGATGAACCCTCCGACGTGGTTGCTGTACAGTATGTCCATCGCATCGATGATCATCGCCGAGTCGGTAGCGTTCTTGCCCACCGTGTTGCTGAACTGCTGCACCGGCTGGATGGCGTGCACCGGCAGCTTCTTCTTCCAGGATTCGAGTTGCGTGGTGGTCCAGTCGCCGTAGATGCGGCGAATGGTCACGACGCCGAATTTCACGACTTCCTTCATGACGTGTTCGATTTGCGATGCCTGCGCGTTGTCGCCGTCGATCAGGACGGCCAGACGCCGCTCGGCAGTTGTGCTGGTACTCATGTGTTCCTCTTGTTGGTTGAGACTCGCGCCCTCTCGTGGGGCGCGGCGCTGCGCCGGTCCGCATCGGAGCGGGCGGTTGATGGGGAGGGCCCGGCCGGCGCGCCGGGGTGCGATGCCGGGCGGTTCCCGGCTGCTGCGGCAAGTTCGACGAAGCGGAAGCAATCGCGCAGGTGGTCGTTTACCAAGCCCACCGCTTGCAGGTGCGAGTATACGATTGTCGGGCCGACGAAGCGAAATCCGCGCGCCTTGAGGTCCCGGCTCACGCGCTGCGACAACCCGGTCTGCGCGGGAACCTCGTCCTCGCCGCGCCAGCCGCCCACTACCGGCGCCCCGTCGACGAAGCGCCACAGGTAGGCGCTGAAGCTGCCGAACTGTTCCTGTACGGCCAGAAAGGCGCGCGCGTTGGCGATCGACGCGTCGATCTTGAGCCGGTTGCGCACGATTTCCCGGTTCTGAAGCAGGGCTGCGCGTTCGGCGGCGCCGAAGCGGGCCACGCGCGTGACCGCGAAGTCGTAGTAGGCGCGGCGGTAGCCGGCGCGCTTGTGCAGAATGGTACGCCAGCTCAGGCCCGCCTGCGCCCCTTCCAGGGTCAGGAACTCGAACTGGAGGCGGTCGTCGTCCCACACCGGCGTGCCCCACTCGCAGTCGTGATAGGCCTGCATCAATGCATCGCCCGCGCACCAGGGGCAGCGCCTCGGCTCGCCCATCAGGCGCCTCCCCCGTCGCCGCGGTCGCGGCCGACCGGCGCATGGGTCGGGCGCCGGCGACAGCGGACCGGGCGCGCCGGTCACGATCCGTTCTCCCCGCCGCCGCGGTTGCGGTTGATCAGCTCGATGCGCACCGCGCCGCCGGCGCGGTCGATGAACTTCGCGGCCGCGGACACCCGGTTGTCGCGGTCGAGCAGGTCCCACAGCTCCGCCACGGCCCGGCGCGGGTCCGAGGCCACCGGCAGCGGAAACGGCTCGCCGGCGAACGGCGGCAGCGGTATGCCGTCCCCCTCGTAGGTGGTGATGCAGTACCCCCAGCCGGGGCGCACGCCGCGGTACCTGAAGTGCTGGTGGCTGGTGTGCGGCGGCGCGCCGCCGGCCGTCTTCACGATCGCCAGCTCGCAGCACTGCACGCCCCCCGAGCCGCCCACGGTCAGCGCGCCGGCGATGCGCGCCGTGTAGTGGGGGGCGTCCGGTTCCACGTCGCGGCGCGAGAACGCGGCGCTGAACGACTCGCCACCGGCCAGGCCCGCGGCGATCGTGTCGGTCTGGTCGCCGTTGCCCACCACGTGCGTGACGCGTCCGTCGCCGTGCCGCACGGCGCACAGCGCCCGGTACAGCAGCAGGCTCGGGTCGCCGCGCTGCACTCCCGCCGCGGCGTCGGCAACCACCACCCGCACGCTGCCGTCCGGCTCGCGCACCAGGCGCCGGTTGCGGCTTCCCGCGCTGCGCCCCATGGTCCAGTAGAGTTGCACGCCGGCCGCGCCGTCGGCCGTGCAGCCGACCACCAGCCCGCGTCCCGGATAGCCGGTGCGCCGCAGCCAGCCGCGATCCTTGCATACCGGCCCTACCATGGCTCGCCGCCCGGCGCGGAGCGCCCTTTACAGCCGATTCGGCGCGCGTCTACGATCCTGCCGTGGCGCGTGGCGGGGCCTTCGAGGCGGCGGTTGAACGACTGATGGGGCTGACCGATCTGCGCCGGCCCGCGCCGCCGGGGGAGCGCCACCACTACCGCGCGCAGCGCATGCGCGCCTTGCTGCGCCAACTGCACGACCCTCACCTGGCGGTGCCCACGATCCACGTCGCCGGCACCAACGGCAAGGGCTCCACCGCCGCCATGCTCGCCGCCATGCTGCACGGCGCCGGACTGCGTGTCGGTCTGTTCACCTCTCCTCACCTGCACTCGGTGGTCGAGCGCATCCGCATCGGGCCGGACCCGGTCACCCGCGAGCAGTTCGCCGGCCTGTTCGCGCGCGTCTGGCAGGCGGCGCAGGCGGTCGCGCGCGATCCTGCGCTGCCCGGCGAGCGCGGCGCCGTGACCACGCTGGAGGTGCTGACGGCCATGGCGTTCCACTTCTTCCGCGAAACGGGAGCGGCATACCAGGTCGTGGAGGCGTTCGTCGGCGGACGCCATGACACCACCAATATCGTGCAACCCGTGCTGTCGGTCATTACCAATATCAGCCGCGATCACGTGCCCGCTCTCGGCACCACCCTGCGCGAGATCGCCCACGCCAAGGCAGGCATCATCAAGCCGGGGGTCCCGGTGGTCGTGGCGCCGCAGCGCCCTGCCGTGCATGCCGTGCTCGCGCGCGAGGCGACCACCCTCGGTTCACCGCTGGCGGCGGTTGCACGCCCGGCGCAGCCGACGCAAGCCCCCGCCCTGGAGGACTCCCATCAGGACCTGTGCTGGCGCGGCCGCCACGGCAAGTACCGGGTTGCGCTGCCGTTGCGCGGCCTCGCGCAGCGCGAGAACGCGGCCGTCGCCATCACGGCGGCGGAGCGGCTCATCGACCAGGGCGCTCCGTTGTCCGCCGACGCGATGTGCCGCGGTCTGGGAGGCGTCACCTGGCCGGGCCGGCTCGAGCTGGTGTGCCGCGGCCCGGTCCCGGTGCTGGTCGACGGCGCCCATTGCGCACGCGCCATGGATTGCCTGGTCGCCGAATTGCGCCGGCTGTGGACCGACACGGGCGCACGCTCCCCAACGGCGGAAATCCTGGCAGCGAGTGCACCGGAGTCGTCTGCCGGGAGCGGCACTCGGACCGGCAGGAGGGTGACGGCGCTGGTAGGCGC
Coding sequences within it:
- the purM gene encoding phosphoribosylformylglycinamidine cyclo-ligase; its protein translation is MSYAAAGVDIAAADAAKRDMARLLAPRDPRILNGVGPFATLIDATFPEYRHPVIVFKTEEPGTKQKLAVAHGAYRSLCFDLVNHLVNDIVVMGAAPVAVQDAIICGSLQPEAVAALVAGLAEACRAQECSLTGGETSEQPGVLEPGTYVLAASVVGVVEYSKVIDGSRIGAGDTVLALASSGVHTNGYSLVRRLLDADPSLAGRTLGKSSVLDALLVPHRCYLPALRPCLASDNLHGLAHITGGGIAANLSRVLPPGTAAEIDLSRLVVPEIFAVLRAAGSLPDSEMLRVFNCGAGMLAVVAAGSEGEVRSAAGAARVACYPVGRIVAADAPGERVAFRGALRWPAFR
- a CDS encoding DUF402 domain-containing protein, whose amino-acid sequence is MNSHADRDVRYYPRWCYEEKRYPDGRRNRFRSRVLLLRPGHGVLHFVSDRAYAVGGIYLPRGTVTFGLFWEHRPYNLYAWMAPDLSAPRALYFNICDQVSLAAHRFDWRDLWVDILFTPHAAPRILDRHEIPAATPPPLRTAIDAAVARLLAEHRDVARYLQALLPALRHHAEKA
- a CDS encoding MGMT family protein; its protein translation is MRSDAPTTRTPDSAGLLRRIAAVVAAIPPGRVATYGQVAAQAGNRRAARQVAWALRAYADSGLPWHRVVGAGGAIRLPGDGLKRQRSLLLAEGVAVSPDGRLDLAAHQWRP
- a CDS encoding DNA-3-methyladenine glycosylase I yields the protein MGEPRRCPWCAGDALMQAYHDCEWGTPVWDDDRLQFEFLTLEGAQAGLSWRTILHKRAGYRRAYYDFAVTRVARFGAAERAALLQNREIVRNRLKIDASIANARAFLAVQEQFGSFSAYLWRFVDGAPVVGGWRGEDEVPAQTGLSQRVSRDLKARGFRFVGPTIVYSHLQAVGLVNDHLRDCFRFVELAAAAGNRPASHPGAPAGPSPSTARSDADRRSAAPHERARVSTNKRNT
- a CDS encoding NYN domain-containing protein; the protein is MSTSTTAERRLAVLIDGDNAQASQIEHVMKEVVKFGVVTIRRIYGDWTTTQLESWKKKLPVHAIQPVQQFSNTVGKNATDSAMIIDAMDILYSNHVGGFIIVSSDSDYTKLAIRLREAGMEVIGIGKHHTPKPFVNACNEFRYVENIMKSYESDSRRRRSRRRDGRSGDGAGSAAGAGSTDGSGNGAGSAETTAANESNGFEDADLVSIVTEAHEMVDQESAWVDLRKIANNLKKLDPAFDPRTYGSSKLVKVIAARQDAFEVKRDRIRHRIMVRIKD
- a CDS encoding Mur ligase family protein, which translates into the protein MARGGAFEAAVERLMGLTDLRRPAPPGERHHYRAQRMRALLRQLHDPHLAVPTIHVAGTNGKGSTAAMLAAMLHGAGLRVGLFTSPHLHSVVERIRIGPDPVTREQFAGLFARVWQAAQAVARDPALPGERGAVTTLEVLTAMAFHFFRETGAAYQVVEAFVGGRHDTTNIVQPVLSVITNISRDHVPALGTTLREIAHAKAGIIKPGVPVVVAPQRPAVHAVLAREATTLGSPLAAVARPAQPTQAPALEDSHQDLCWRGRHGKYRVALPLRGLAQRENAAVAITAAERLIDQGAPLSADAMCRGLGGVTWPGRLELVCRGPVPVLVDGAHCARAMDCLVAELRRLWTDTGARSPTAEILAASAPESSAGSGTRTGRRVTALVGAQRGHQAVATLRRLHALADSVVAVQTRHPRSLPAEELAATLRAAGIPASAGAHSVGGTVRRLMATARADTLLLATGSLSVAAEVREELLAGIRVDHYPET
- a CDS encoding inosine monophosphate cyclohydrolase, which gives rise to MVGPVCKDRGWLRRTGYPGRGLVVGCTADGAAGVQLYWTMGRSAGSRNRRLVREPDGSVRVVVADAAAGVQRGDPSLLLYRALCAVRHGDGRVTHVVGNGDQTDTIAAGLAGGESFSAAFSRRDVEPDAPHYTARIAGALTVGGSGGVQCCELAIVKTAGGAPPHTSHQHFRYRGVRPGWGYCITTYEGDGIPLPPFAGEPFPLPVASDPRRAVAELWDLLDRDNRVSAAAKFIDRAGGAVRIELINRNRGGGENGS